The Sulfuricurvum sp. sequence GGCGTAGGTATTCATCGCTTCGCTCCCGTTTTGGACACCTTCTAGGGATTTATACGCTTCTGCCATCTCTGGGACGAGGGCAGGGAGGACATATTTGATCGAGTAGCTTCCCTGCATGGACGGGGTGACGTAATGCCCCTTCTGAAACGGCACCATCAGATCGCGGATGCTCGTATGGATTGTCATGAGTTGCTCGCTGAGATCGGGGAAGCTCTGGGAAAGTTTCTCGATCACCCCGCGCTCGAAGCTCATGTTGTATGCCAATACCGTGACGTTGCCCTGGATGTCATGGATCAGCTGTTGCGCCAACGCGTAGCGCGGATCGGTTCCTGCGGGGGCTAAAAACTCCCGATGTTCCAGTCTCCCGTCGGCGTGCTCGATATGGAGCGAATATTGAAACGGTATCTGCTGATAGGG is a genomic window containing:
- a CDS encoding DUF2779 domain-containing protein, giving the protein QRTHIDRDAIGEFLSTLAYPIYHLDFETFQQAVPQWSGISPYQQIPFQYSLHIEHADGRLEHREFLAPAGTDPRYALAQQLIHDIQGNVTVLAYNMSFERGVIEKLSQSFPDLSEQLMTIHTSIRDLMVPFQKGHYVTPSMQGSYSIKYVLPALVPEMAEAYKSLEGVQNGSEAMNTYAKLATMEENKQEAMRTSLLAYCKLDTLAMVRVHQKLREVTQ